In Populus nigra chromosome 1, ddPopNigr1.1, whole genome shotgun sequence, one genomic interval encodes:
- the LOC133679429 gene encoding phenylacetaldehyde reductase-like has protein sequence MSTGAGKIVCVTGASGYIASWIVKLLLSRGYTVKASVRDPNDPKKTQHLRALSGAQERLELVKANLLEEGSFDSIVEGCEGVFHTASPFYHDVKDPQAELLDPAVKGTLNVLGSCAKHPSIKRVVLTSSMAAVAYNRKPRTPDVVVDETWFSDPELCRESKLWYLLSKTLAEDAAWKFAKEKGMDMVAINPSMVIGPLLQPTLNTSSAAILSLIKGAQTFSNASFGWINVKDVANAHIQAFELSSASGRYCLVERVAHHSEVVKILRELYPDLQLPEKCADDEPYVPIYQVSKEKAKSLGIEFIPLEASIKETVESLKEKGFVSF, from the exons ATGAGCACTGGAGCCGGAAAGATCGTGTGCGTGACTGGAGCCTCGGGTTATATAGCTTCATGGATAGTCAAGCTCCTCCTCTCACGTGGTTACACTGTCAAGGCCTCTGTTCGTGACCCAA ATGATCCCAAAAAGACACAACACTTGCGTGCACTCAGTGGAGCTCAGGAGAGACTTGAGCTGGTCAAAGCAAATTTATTGGAAGAAGGTTCCTTTGATTCTATTGTTGAAGGGTGTGAAGGTGTTTTCCACACTGCATCTCCTTTTTATCATGATGTCAAGGACCCACAG GCAGAGTTGCTTGATCCTGCAGTGAAAGGGACACTCAATGTCCTTGGCTCATGTGCAAAACACCCATCAATCAAACGAGTTGTTTTAACATCCTCTATGGCTGCAGTTGCTTACAATAGGAAACCTCGGACTCCAGATGTAGTAGTGGATGAAACTTGGTTTTCGGATCCGGAACTGTGTAGAGAATCTAAG CTTTGGTACTTGCTTTCAAAGACATTGGCTGAGGATGCAGCATGGAaatttgcaaaagaaaagggtaTGGACATGGTTGCAATAAATCCATCAATGGTTATTGGTCCTCTCTTGCAGCCAACACTTAATACAAGTTCTGCAGCAATTTTAAGCCTAATAAAAG GAGCACAAACTTTCTCCAATGCATCTTTTGGATGGATAAATGTTAAAGATGTTGCCAATGCACACATACAAGCATTTGAGCTGTCATCAGCTAGTGGGAGATATTGTTTGGTTGAGAGAGTGGCACACCACTCAGAAGTAGTGAAGATTCTGCGAGAGCTTTATCCTGATCTCCAACTCCCGGAAAA GTGCGCCGATGATGAGCCATATGTGCCAATCTATCAggtttccaaggaaaaagccAAAAGCTTGGGTATTGAATTCATTCCTTTGGAAGCTAGCATCAAGGAAACCGTGGAAAGCTTGAAGGAGAAAGGATTCGTCAGTTTTTGA